CACTTGTCCGCTGGTATCCGCCGGCAAACCCTCCACCTTCACCAACTGGGAGGCCGCCAATAAAGCTTGCTCAAGCAGTGGATGGCCCACCGATTGTTCCAACACACTTGATGTCCGCTGGGGAAGAGGTGCGGTAAGGAACTGTCCAAGCAATCGGGACACAGAACCATCGCCAGCTTGATCTAATTCCTGCAGATCAGGGTTGGCCTCAATCAACTCCGCCGTTGTGCGTGCCCCCTTCAAATTCAAAGAGACATTCACATCCAAAAGTGGCAAATCAATCGTGAGTCGTTCGACTGCTGAAACGGACCCAGCAAATGAAACACTCAGTACGGACGCCAACGCAGCAGAACGAACACCATCACTCCAGCTACCAAAGAAAAAAGTCATGCCGCAGCCTCAATTGATTGAATTATTTGTGGAGGATGCTGCTTTAAAACTTGTTTGAGATAGCGACCGGTATGACTAGTTTCATGTTGAGCAACCTCTTCAGGGGTTCCAGTAACAACAATTTGGCCTCCCTTATTACCACCCTCTGGACCTAAATCAATAACCCAATCGGAACAACGAATAACATCCAAATTATGCTCAATACAAATCACAGAATTACCCTTATCGACAAGTCTTTGAATAACGTCCATCAATTTATGAACATCATAGAAGCTGAGTCCGGTGGTTGGTTCGTCGATTAGATAAAGCGTCTTTCCGGTAGCGCGTCGCGACAATTCCGTAGCAAGTTTGACGCGCTGAGCTTCACCACCAGAAAGTGTTGGGGCTGGCTGGCCTAACTTTACATATCCAAGACCAACATCAACCAGTGTGGTTAAGCGATCAGCAGCCTGAGGGATCGCAGAAAACACATCAGCGGCCTGTTCCACTGTCATTTCCAGAACATCAGCAATCGTGTGACCTTTGTAGGTGACCTGAAGCGTTTCGCGGTTAAAACGGGCTCCTTTACAGACATCACATTGGACATAGACATCGGGTAAAAAATTCATTTCAATCACGTTTACGCCCTGGCCACGACAAGCCTCACAACGGCCACCTTTCACATTGAAGCTGAACTGACCAACCTGATAACCACGGGCTTTGGCCTCCACTGTGGCCGCAAAAATCTGACGAATAGGATCAAATGCTCCTGTGTAAGTAGCGGGATTAGAACGAGGAGTTCGACCAATAGGGGACTGATCAATCACAATCACCTTATCGATTGACTTGAGACCGCGCAGTTCTCCCAATCCTTGAGGAAAAGGAATCTTGCGGCCAAGACCATGTTCCAAAGCTGGATGCAAAAGCTCATTCACCAACGTGCTCTTTCCACTCCCACTCACACCAGTGACTGAAACCAGTCTCCCCAGCGGAAACTCCACATTTAATCCCTCAAGATTATTGCGGGAGCAATCAAGAAGTTTCAAAATACGAGTACCACCATTACGGCGCTCTGCTGGAGTAGGAATACTCTTCCTCCCGCTTAAATAAGCACCAGTTAAAGAGTCTTTAGCACCTAATAAGTCATCAATCGACCCTTCAGCAACGATGTGACCACCATGCACTCCGGCTCCAGGTCCAATATCCACAAGATGGTCTGCGGCTCGGATCGTGTCTTCATCATGCTCAACCACCACCAAGGTGTTGCCTAGATCTCTCAAACGTTCAAGCGTGGCCAATAAGCGATCGTTGTCGCGCTGATGCAAGCCAATACTCGGTTCATCGAGCACATAGAGAACACCCGTGAGCCCAGCACCAATTTGAGTCGCAAGACGAATCCTCTGTGCTTCTCCACCTGACAGCGTCATCGCCGGTCGGTCCAAGCTCAAATAATCCAATCCCACGTCAAGCAAAAAACGCAGTCGCATTCGAATCTCCTTCAGCACAAGATCTCCGATCTGCATCTGACGAGAATTCAGCAGGGGCTCGGAGCCTTCATGGCTGCCCGCTCCCATCAAGCTTTCAATCCGTTCGAGGGTTTGACCCACACTGACTGCTGTCAGATCCGTAATCCGATACGGCCCAACTTTCACTGCAAGCGCCTCAGGTCGCAAGCGAAGTCCAGCACAACTCTCACAGGGGACTAGCTCTAAATATTTTTCAAGTTTCTGCCTCTGTGCTTCTCCACTCGCATCACGAAGCTGACGCTCAAGAATCGGTAAAATTCCCTCAAAAGGTCTCATGTAGGTCTGAGATTTTCGATAACGGCTATCTGCCTGAATTTGAATCGGCTCGCGACTTCCATTCAACAAAATATCTTTTTGTTCATCGGTGAGATCCTTCCATGGAGTCTTGATTTCAAACCCAAAAGCTTCTCCTACGGAGTACAACAGCGAGAAGTAGTACGAATTATCTTTTTCTGCCCACGGCACGACAGCGGAATACACAGGCTGGGACGGATCTGGAATAACCCGTTCAACAGTGAATTTTTTGATGTAACCAATTCCATGACAAACCTCGCAGGCTCCATAAGGACTGTTGAACGAAAAAAGTCTTGGTGATAGCTCTTCCATCACCGCCCCATGAACAGGGCATGCATAGTTCTCAGAATAGAGCCTTTCTTTCTCCACACCTTCGGGTATTTCTTCTCCCTTTTTTGGTACCACTTCAACAAGAGCTAAACCATCACCACGTTTCAATGCCGTCCGCAGAGAATCATTCAGCCGTTCCTGAATTCCTTCTCGAGCGACCAGACGGTCTACAACAACTTCAATAGCGTGCTGATGATTTTTGTCGATCTCAATGTTGTCTGCCAGCTCACGAACCTCACCATCAATGCGAATCCGAGCAAAACCTTCAGCGGCTAAACCACTGATCAATTTGCTGTGCGTTCCCTTTTTTCCGCGCACCACCGGCGCTAAAAGTTGATAACGCGTTCCCTCAGGAAGCGTCAAAATCTGATCAACCATTTCGTCAATAGTCTGGGGCCGAATGGAACGGCCACATTCAGGACAATGGGGCTCCCCAGCACGACCAAACAACAGACGCAGATAGTCGTGAATCTCGGTCACCGTGCCAACGGTGGAGCGGGGGTTATGGCTCGTTGATTTCTGATCAATCGAAATCGCCGGGGATAGCCCCTCAATGGCATCCACATCTGGTTTATCCACCTGGCCAAGAAACTGACGCGCATAGGCAGACAGGCTCTCCACATAGCGACGCTGGCCTTCCGCAAAGATCGTGTCGAACGCTAAGGAACTCTTTCCGCTGCCACTCACACCGGTGAACACCACCATTTTATTGCGCGGAATCGTGACATCCACGTCTTTGAGGTTGTGCTGCCGGGCACCACGCACCCGAATCACATCCTCCGGAGATCCCCCACTCAAGGTCTCAACCTTCGACGAGGTGGAATCATCCTTTGCGGTCGGAGCAGGGCGCCCCATACGGAGTGTGTTCAGCAGCCCAGAAGTCTAAGGAGACTGCTGCTGTTCAGGCTGCTCGCTGCTCCAACAAACTTGCCGCATAGGCTTGAGCATCCTCAAAATCCCCTCCAGCCAATTCAGCCAACTCTTGGCGTCTGGCCTGAGTGTCCCGCAGATGGGACACTCGCGAGCAGGTTTCTCCGTCCACCACCTCCTTGCTAACGCGGAAGTGATGATCAGCTGCTGCTGCCACGAGCGGTTGATGGGTCACACAAAACACCTGGCGATGCTTGGCCATGGTTCGCAGCAAGTTGGCCATCTCTCCACTCACGCGACCGCTCACACCACTGTCGATCTCGTCAAACAACAAGGTGCTGGAACCATCCACATCCGCCAGACAGGTTTTGAGTGCCAACAGAAAACGCGACATCTCCCCTCCTGAGGCCACCTCTCCTAACGGGGACAGGGGCTGGCCTGGATTCGCCGAAAATAAGAAGCAGATCGCATCTGCGCCTAGATCCATGGGCTCAGCTGCAGAGAAATCCACCCGAAAGCGCACATTTTCAAGGCCCATCGGTCGCAAGTGGGCCATCAAGCGCTCCTCCAAGCCCACGGCGGAAGCCTGTCGCAAAGCCGTGAGCGATTGGTTGCAGGAATCGCGATGCTTGCGAGCCTCCTGTTCCTGGTAGCGCAACACCTCCAACGCCGCGTCGGCACCCCCAGCGGCATGTTGATCGCGCAGCGCATCACGCCGCTCAATCAACACCTTCAGTTCAACGCCATAACGCCGCTCCAAGCGTTTCAGCAAAGCCAGCCGTTCCTGCAGCACACCCAATCGTTCTGGATCGCTCTCCAAAGCCGCTCCATACGCTTCCAGGCCCCGGATTAAATCGAGAACACCAGCCTCCAGATCAAGGCAGCTCTCAGCCGAAACGCTCAGGGAGGCATCAAGGGTCTGCAATTGCTGCAGCTCGTGGCAGCAGGCCATGAGGTGATCCAAAGCCGATGGAGCCTGCTCAGCGCCGTCTTGAAGCCGGCCAATCAACACAGCAAGACCTTCGAGCAAGCGCACGCCATGGACCAAGCGGTCTTGCTCCTGTTCCAGCTGTTGAATTTCAGAGGGGTCATCAAGGGAAGCTGCCTCGAGTTCCATCAACAACGCGTCTTGCTCCTGCTGCTCCTCTTGGAGACGACATCGATCTGTCTCCAGCTTCAACACGTCGGCATGGCAGGTCTGCCAAATCTGAAAACACTCCCGCACGGTTTGTAAACACCGCGCAAGCGGCTCACCGCCGAGTCGATCGATCCAACGACGTTGCTGACCCAAATAGGCAAGCTGCTGGGTTTGACCCTGAACGGTGAGATCAATCAACAAGGGCCTGAGCTGAAGCAATTGCTGCCGGTTCACGACGCTGCCATTCAGCCTTGAGCGACTGCTCAAGCGATCGTCTTGTCGTCGCCACTCCCGCGACAGAACCAAATCACCGCCGTCATCATCCAGTTGATGCTCTTGAAGCCAACGTCGCGCAGCGGCGTCGGGTGTGAAAGTCGCTTCAATCACTGCGCGATCACAACCCGTCCTTACCAACCGCCCCGCAGACGTCCCTTGCATGCCACCCAGGAGGGCATCAAGCGCATCTAACAACAGGGACTTTCCTGCCCCTGTCTCACCGGTGAGCACGGTAAAACCTTGCTCGAACGCCAACTCCAAGCGCTCGATCAGTGCGATGTTGTCCAGTCTCAGACCGGTCAGCACGGCGAATCTCGAGGTTCAACAAACCGTAGCGACGGCTTCGGTCGTTTAGAAGGGACCACCAACGCAGTGGCGGCTGTGGCACAACAAGAGCTAGGAGATTTCATTGAGGCCGCCGGTCTGCTCGAGTACGACCCGGCTGCCATCACGCGAATCTATGCCGGCCATCCGCAACGCCTCCTGCGCCGCCTCTGGCAAACCCTGGTCCCCATTGGGCTTTTGCTGCTCGGAGTTGGTGTTGACAAGCTTCTAGGACTGCTCAGCAATCAGGAGCGAGCCAGAACGAGAGCCAAAGAATGTGCCAACTTGCTCGTTGATCTAGGCCCTGCATTCATTAAGGCGGGTCAAGCGCTTTCCACCCGTCCAGACATCGTTCCTCCTGTGCTGCTCGAGGAACTGGCCCAACTCCAAGATCAACTTCCTGGCTTCGATAGCGACCTTGCCATGGCCTGCATCGAGGATGACCTCGGTGCACCGGTCGACAGCATCTACTCCGAACTCGACCGCGAACCAATCTCCGCAGCATCGCTGGGCCAAGTGCACCAGGGATATCTCAAGAACGGCCAAAAAGTTGCCGTCAAGGTGCAACGCCCTGGGTTGCGAGAACAAATCACTCTTGACCTCTACATTGTTCGCAATATTGCCGCATGGCTGAATAGCAACATCGGCCTTATTCGTAGCGATCTTGTTGCACTGATCGATGAATTAGGGAGCCGCGTTTTCGAAGAGATGGATTATCTCAACGAAGCAGCTAATGCAAATAAATTCCGCGAATTGCACAAACAAAATCCGCGCATCGCCGTTCCCGAAATTTTTGCAGAAGCCACCAGTCGACGGGTGCTCACAATGGAATGGATTGATGGCGTCAAACTCACCAATCTCGAAGCTGTTCGGGAGTTAGGAATTGATCCCAATGACATGGTGGAAGTGGGAGTGAGCTGCAGCTTGCAACAGCTGCTCGAACATGGGTTTTTCCACGCTGATCCCCACCCTGGAAATCTCCTAGCGATGGCCGATGGTCGACTCTGCTATCTCGATTTCGGGATGATGAGTGAGGTCAGCCGTGAATCCCGAACCGGACTCATCCAAGCAGTTGTTCATCTTGTCAATCGCAATTTTGGAAAACTCTCCAAGGATTTCGTCACCCTCGGATTTTTAGCTGAAGACGTGAATTTGGAACCGATCGTTCCTGCTTTTGAATCCGTCTTCAGTCAAGCGATCGAGATGGGCGTTAATCGCATGGATTTCAAAAGTGTG
This portion of the Synechococcus sp. ROS8604 genome encodes:
- the recN gene encoding DNA repair protein RecN, giving the protein MLTGLRLDNIALIERLELAFEQGFTVLTGETGAGKSLLLDALDALLGGMQGTSAGRLVRTGCDRAVIEATFTPDAAARRWLQEHQLDDDGGDLVLSREWRRQDDRLSSRSRLNGSVVNRQQLLQLRPLLIDLTVQGQTQQLAYLGQQRRWIDRLGGEPLARCLQTVRECFQIWQTCHADVLKLETDRCRLQEEQQEQDALLMELEAASLDDPSEIQQLEQEQDRLVHGVRLLEGLAVLIGRLQDGAEQAPSALDHLMACCHELQQLQTLDASLSVSAESCLDLEAGVLDLIRGLEAYGAALESDPERLGVLQERLALLKRLERRYGVELKVLIERRDALRDQHAAGGADAALEVLRYQEQEARKHRDSCNQSLTALRQASAVGLEERLMAHLRPMGLENVRFRVDFSAAEPMDLGADAICFLFSANPGQPLSPLGEVASGGEMSRFLLALKTCLADVDGSSTLLFDEIDSGVSGRVSGEMANLLRTMAKHRQVFCVTHQPLVAAAADHHFRVSKEVVDGETCSRVSHLRDTQARRQELAELAGGDFEDAQAYAASLLEQRAA
- a CDS encoding AarF/ABC1/UbiB kinase family protein — its product is MAQQELGDFIEAAGLLEYDPAAITRIYAGHPQRLLRRLWQTLVPIGLLLLGVGVDKLLGLLSNQERARTRAKECANLLVDLGPAFIKAGQALSTRPDIVPPVLLEELAQLQDQLPGFDSDLAMACIEDDLGAPVDSIYSELDREPISAASLGQVHQGYLKNGQKVAVKVQRPGLREQITLDLYIVRNIAAWLNSNIGLIRSDLVALIDELGSRVFEEMDYLNEAANANKFRELHKQNPRIAVPEIFAEATSRRVLTMEWIDGVKLTNLEAVRELGIDPNDMVEVGVSCSLQQLLEHGFFHADPHPGNLLAMADGRLCYLDFGMMSEVSRESRTGLIQAVVHLVNRNFGKLSKDFVTLGFLAEDVNLEPIVPAFESVFSQAIEMGVNRMDFKSVTDDMSGVMYKFPFRVPPYYALILRSLVTLEGIALSVDSEFKILGAAYPYFARRLMEDPDPQLRQSLKEMLFEGDAFRWTRLEGLVASAGSQNQLDLESLLDQVLDFLFSANGGMLRNQLVEAVADRLDAIGWTALQRIGRRLPRPLQPTLLLDASPSLNEDSYLDLEPIRQLIGVLQQLPGFNPDLVFSRLPRLIRERDARQMGVALAQGLAERGVVRLVKAAAGSPN
- the uvrA gene encoding excinuclease ABC subunit UvrA, whose amino-acid sequence is MGRPAPTAKDDSTSSKVETLSGGSPEDVIRVRGARQHNLKDVDVTIPRNKMVVFTGVSGSGKSSLAFDTIFAEGQRRYVESLSAYARQFLGQVDKPDVDAIEGLSPAISIDQKSTSHNPRSTVGTVTEIHDYLRLLFGRAGEPHCPECGRSIRPQTIDEMVDQILTLPEGTRYQLLAPVVRGKKGTHSKLISGLAAEGFARIRIDGEVRELADNIEIDKNHQHAIEVVVDRLVAREGIQERLNDSLRTALKRGDGLALVEVVPKKGEEIPEGVEKERLYSENYACPVHGAVMEELSPRLFSFNSPYGACEVCHGIGYIKKFTVERVIPDPSQPVYSAVVPWAEKDNSYYFSLLYSVGEAFGFEIKTPWKDLTDEQKDILLNGSREPIQIQADSRYRKSQTYMRPFEGILPILERQLRDASGEAQRQKLEKYLELVPCESCAGLRLRPEALAVKVGPYRITDLTAVSVGQTLERIESLMGAGSHEGSEPLLNSRQMQIGDLVLKEIRMRLRFLLDVGLDYLSLDRPAMTLSGGEAQRIRLATQIGAGLTGVLYVLDEPSIGLHQRDNDRLLATLERLRDLGNTLVVVEHDEDTIRAADHLVDIGPGAGVHGGHIVAEGSIDDLLGAKDSLTGAYLSGRKSIPTPAERRNGGTRILKLLDCSRNNLEGLNVEFPLGRLVSVTGVSGSGKSTLVNELLHPALEHGLGRKIPFPQGLGELRGLKSIDKVIVIDQSPIGRTPRSNPATYTGAFDPIRQIFAATVEAKARGYQVGQFSFNVKGGRCEACRGQGVNVIEMNFLPDVYVQCDVCKGARFNRETLQVTYKGHTIADVLEMTVEQAADVFSAIPQAADRLTTLVDVGLGYVKLGQPAPTLSGGEAQRVKLATELSRRATGKTLYLIDEPTTGLSFYDVHKLMDVIQRLVDKGNSVICIEHNLDVIRCSDWVIDLGPEGGNKGGQIVVTGTPEEVAQHETSHTGRYLKQVLKQHPPQIIQSIEAAA